ATAGCCACCACCAACTGACACCACACCGTTCTTTAGCATGAATTTCACCAGTAAATAGCGCGTGGGTGGCAACAATAAGATTAACCCGACTAAATCGGTGAAAAAGCCGGGGATAATGAACAGCAAACCGCCCAGCAACATCATCGTGCCTTCCAGCAAGGACTTTGCTGGGCGTTGCCCTGCCTGCATATCGCGTTGGAATTTTGCCAGCGTAGCTAACCCTTGGTGACGCAATAAATACATCCCCAAGAAGCCAGAAAGGATTAACAACAGAATCGTCGCCAGTGCGCCAATGGCACTGCCGACTTTGATGAGTAACCACAGCTCAATGAATGGAATCACCAAAAACAGCACAGAAAACACGGGGAAGCGACGCATGACAAAAGATTCCATTCAAACTAATAATTTCAACTATATCGGTCTGAACAGGGTATTTTCAAGGCAACCCCACCAAATCAGGCAGCTTTCGCGTTGAGCGCTTGCTCACTGTGGATACGTTCACGCAATTGCACCAAGGGAATCGGACGTCCACAGTAATAGCCTTGCGCAAAGTCGACGCCGATTTGACGCAAACGCACCAAGGTTTCGCCATCTTCCACCAGTTCCGCAATCGTTAATAAGTTCATCACCTGCCCCACTTCGTGCACGGCTTTCACCATCGCCGCATCGACGGGGCTGGATACCAAATTGTGGACAAAATTACCGTAGATTTTCAGGTAACTGAGTGGCAATTCGCGTAAATAACTGAGTGACGAGAAACCGCTGCCAAAATCATCGAGCACCAAATGGCAACCCAAACTGTGCAAAGCATTCATCACCCGTTTGGCGTGGACAAAGTTACTGATGGCGACGGATTCGGAAATTTCAAAGCAAATCATACCGGGGTCAATTCCAAACTGTTTGATCTGCTGTTCCACATACGGAAATAAACGCGCATCTTGCACCGACTGACCGGATAAATTGATCATCAAGCGCGTTTCCATGCAGGGGGAACCGTGAGCGTTATCACTGCGGCAACCTGCCAACATTTCCAATGATTTACGGATAATCCAACGGTCAATACTGGTCATTAAATCCAAACGGTCAGCAACCGGCAAAAAGCTACCCGGATTCAATAAGGCTTGGCGAAATGGCAGACGCAACAAGATCTCGTATTGGCGGAAACCTTGATTACGTTCGGAATGTAACGGCACCACCGGTTGCGCAAACAGAATGAAGCGGTCTTCGCGCAACGCATCTTTTAACAGTTTGCTCCAATCATGTACCCGTTGGTTAGACATTTGTTCACGCTTCTCTTCTTCGTGAACAAATACTTGGTTACGCCCCAAGGCTTTAGCGGTGTAACACGCCTTATCAGCATCAGAAAACAACTGCTTAATTTGCAAATTGGAAGATGGCATAAATTCGATTAAGCCCACACTTGCACCAATGGAAAAGACCTTGCCCTCCCAACTAAAGCGGAAATTGCGCAACTCCGTTAAGATAGATTCCATAATGCTACGGCCTTTTTCCAAGCCGCAACCCTCTAAAAATACAGCGAATTCATCCCCACCAATACGAGCTACTTTATCGGAAATGCGTACCGAACGCCGGAAGATTTGTGCAACTTGCTTAAGCAATTCATCCCCGGCTAAATGCCCGCAGGTATCATTGATAATTTTGAAATTGTCCAAATCCACACTGGCTAATACATGGCTACGAGTCAGTGCGGAAGTATCGTGCGCCAGTTGTTCCACATACTGTTCAAAACTGGTGCGATTCATCAAATCGGTTAATGCATCACGCGATGCTTGGCGGTACAAACGGTTAATGACTTTGCGGTCAGCGGTAACATCACGAAAAATAAACACAATCGCTTTACAATTGTCGAGTATGCAAGTCGTGTTTAATTCGACGAAACGCTCTTCACCAACACGCGGATACAGCTTCACTTGCCCAAATTGCAGCGGATAATTAGGGTGAAATATATTGGTTTCAAATGCTTTTTCGCCCAAGGCATTGCCTTGTAAATCTTCTAACTTCAATACGCTACTAACGTGTTCACCCAACACTTTATCACGCTGCCAGAGTGTCAATTTCTCGGCACTGGTGTTCATATAAGTAATGATGCCTTGTTGATTAGCAACAATCACTCCCCCTGCCAAAGCATCCAATACCCATTCGGTATTCACCTGCTCTGGTGAGAATTTAGCAGTCTCTTCCCCATCATTTGCTACTCGCGCCATGACAACAGGCGAGCGTTTACCAAAACGCACTAACAGATAAACGGCAGCTACTTGCGCAACAAACATGCCCAACAATAAATAAGGCACAAGATTGGGTAAAACAGTCAACTTATCTGCCATCGAAGTCTTGTTTAGCTGGCCGCTGGACACTACCCAGACAAAAACAACTGCCAACGAAACCAATGACAGGATTGGAACGACAAATCGCATCAAATCCCCCTAACAACAGGTCTTTCTATAATAGTTATGATTAAATAATGGACTTAATTATAGCCAATTTACTTGACAATTGCCACGCCGCCTGTCTGATAAAAAATAACCATGCTAATCACCCTCAATTTCAACAGCGCCACAAACCGAGTAAGGTTATTTTAAATAACTAACACCTGTTTTTATAAAAACCATGCTTGACAAACTCATTGAATAACGAGAATATATAACATTATTTTTTAAACATAATGCAAAAGGAAAGGTGTTATTCATGTCTAATGTTGATATTTCCAATCTCAGTGTTGCGGAACTTGAAAAACTCAAAGGCAGTATTGATAGTGCGATTGCCAATCGCCGTGACGGTGAATTGTTAAGTTTACGCGAAGCGATTGAAGACATGGTTGAGCGTTCAGGCTTTACCCTTGAAGAAGTCATAGAAATCATGCAAGCGCGTCCTGTGAAAAAACGTATTGTTAAAGCAAAATACAGCAACCCTAATAATCCTGAACAAACGTGGAGCGGTCGCGGTAGAAAGCCAGGTTGGGTTGAAGAATGGATTTCTACCGGTCATGACTTAAATGATTGCTTGATTCCTGAATAATTGCTGTTACAGCATACCTTAACAAAAGCCTGAGAATCTCAGGCTTTTGTTTTTATCCACAAAGAATATGTTGTATTCAAACCACAGTTTGTTGCACAAAGCACAACTTCATGTTGCGTGCCTGACCTGCTCCATCCCAACAAACAAAAACACGCGATATGATGCAAAATGGTGCGAAGATATTTTGCCGATCCCAGACATTTACTCTACTATTACCCGAATTCAATTACACCACGCTATAAAGATGACGGATTGTCTACTTGTAATGACACTCCTGCCGGAGCAGGCTACTGGCCCCTCCCCCGTGTGCAGGTTAGAGAGCGCCCAACAATGAGAAAATTACTCTGCTTCCTGCTGTTGCTTATGGCTTCCATACAAGCTCATGCACTCAAGCAAGAAGACATGCTGCCACCAGACCAAGCCTTCAAATTCAAGGCTGAAGTCATTGCACCCGATAAAATCAAAGCCACTTGGGACATTGCCGAAGGTTATTACCTTTATCGTCAACGCTTTACATTTGAACCAGAAACCCCAAATTTAAGCTTTGCTCCCGCTACGTTCCCAACCGGCGAAAGCAAAAACGACCCTACTTTTGGTCAAACTGAGGTTTACCATAATCAGGTCGTGATTGAGATTCCGATTGAACGCGGTCAAACCCGTTCACAAGCACTGGAATTGGCACTCAAAGTCAAATATCAGGGGTGTGCCGATGCCGGTTTGTGTTATGCCCCTCAGAAAAAAACAGCTAAATTACAATTAGCGGCACTGGATAACACTACCGATAAAACGGCACCACCTGCCGCCAAAACAGCACCGCCTGCTGACGACGCCACACTGACCAACATTATTAAGCAGGCGCAAAAACCCGGTGCAGGCGGCGCAATGCCTGTCGATCAAGCCTTTGTATTCGAGCTAAGCGCCATCGATAAAGGCATGTTAAATGCGCATTGGATTATCCAGCCAGAACATCATTTATACCGCCCTAAAATCCAATTTACCGTTAAAGAACCACAAGGTGTCACGCTCGGCGCACCTATTTTTCCAACGGGTAAAATAGTTGATGACGAATACTTTGGTAAGATCGAAGTATACGGTGAAGATATTGATGTCAAAATTCCCATACTGCAATCAACTGGGCTGAAAAAGCTGGTCGTAGAAACCGAATATCAAGGTTGCGCTGATAGCACCGGTGTTTGCTACCCCCCCGTCAAACAAAGTCAGGAGCTAATTTTAACGGGTTTGCCCGATGCCAAACCACTTGCTGAGGGTGAAACCAATGCTGTGGTCAAAGCCCCTCTAAATCAACAAGATGCTTTGACACAACGCCTTGAAGACAGCTCATTATTACAGATCATTGCAATTACTTTTGGTTTAGGCTTATTACTGGCTTTCACCCCGTGTATTTTCCCGATGGTTCCCATTCTTTCAGGGATAATTGCTGGGTATGGCAACACTTCTTCGCGTAAAGCACTATGGCTTTCCGTTACTTACGTTATTTCGGGCGCTATTGCTTATGCGATTATTGGGTTTGTCTTTGGTTATTTTGGGCAAAACCTCCAAGCGGTACTGCAACATCCGATAGCCATCGGCTTAATGAGCGCCCTCTTTGTGGCGCTTGCCTTCTCCATGTTTGGCTTTTACGATTTACAGTTACCCAATAGCCTGCAAAGCCGTTTAAATGAAATCAGCAATAAACAAGAAAGCGGTAGCTTTGTTGGCGCTGCCATTATGGGCTTTTTGTCGACCTTGATTGTTGGCCCCTGTGCTGGCCCTGCTATTGCCGGTATTTTAACGTTTATTACCCAAAGCAATAATGCGTGGTTAGGGGCAGCGGCTTTATTCTCACTCGGTATGGGCATTGGCGTACCGTTAATTCTCATCGGTGCATCCGCCGGTCATCTGTTACCACGCGCGGGTATTTGGATGGATACCGTCAAAGCACTCTTCGGCATTATTATGCTGGGTGTGGCGATTTACATGCTCAGTCGCATTGTTTCCATTGAAATTACCATGGCGCTTACCGGTATTCTGTTGGTTTCATCCGGTGTTTACATGGGCGCATTGGAGAAAATTGAAGAAGATGCCGGGGGCTGGGGTCGCTTCTGGAAAAGTACCGGTATGCTGCAATTATTCTATGGGGCATTGATCCTGCTCGGTTTATCTGCTGGCAGCACCAATTTGTTGCAACCGCTGAAAGGTATTTTTTCTGTCAGCACCGCCCCTGGTCAAACCACTGAAGCAGCTATCACTTTTCAACGGATTCAAAGTATTGACGCGCTAGAAACCGCGCTAAAACAAGCCAAATCACAACAACGCCCCGTCATGCTAGACTTCTATGCGGATTGGTGCAGTTATTGTCACACCATGGAAAAAACCACGTTCAAAGACCCAGCGTCTATTAAAACGTTGGGAAATACACTCTTCTTACAAGTGGATGTTACTGACCAGACTGAAAATGACTTAGCATTGCAAAAGCGCTTCGATGTCATAGCGCCGCCTGCTCTGGTGTTTTTCAGTAATGCCGGGGAAGAATTACGGGCATTACGTCTGGTTGGTGATGTCACACCGGAGCAACTACGCTTACAAGCGACGTCCTTCATGCAACAAGCGGCAAAGTAATCAGCATGAGTTAAGTTAATACTGCATACAATCGTCACACATATAAAACTGATGAAAATCAAACAAATAACGACAACAGGAGTTATTTCATGCGTGATAACAAAGACTATTACACGGAACAAGAAGACGAAATCTTCCAGTTAGAAAAAACAGCCGTACACACAGATGGTAAAAAAACTAAACCACACGTGGTACGGCGCAATCTCGAAGACTACCTAGAGCGCAAAGCACTCGAACGCCGTCTAAAAGATGTATTTGAAGATTAAGGTGCAGAAACCGCCTCAGGCAATTGCAAGGCACTGCGCAAATCTTCCAAATACACTTGTTCTGCTTCGTTCGCACCGTCAATAATCGCTGCCGAGACCAGATAAATCTCTGTTGCCACGGCTAAATCATTATTGGCCAGTGCTGCAATTTGCTTAGCATCCAAAGGCTGTGCCAATTCATGCAGAATCATGTCATTGAGATCATCCTCGGCTTTGAGACCCGCTAATTGCTGACGAATACTGGCTAATTCAGCAGAATCGACATGCCCATCGGCTTTAGCCGCCGCAATCATGGCTTTCAACAGAATTTCAGCCGTTGCTTTAGGCGCAGGCGCTTCCAATAACGCGGGGTCATTTGCCGGAGCACTGCCAGTGCTACCCGCATTAACTTCCCATTGGCGATACATTTGATAAGCCAAACCGCCCAATGCTGCCAAGCTACCGACTTTAACGGCGGCTCCCGTTACCCGTCGCCCGGCGCTAGTTCCCAGCAATAAAGCAAGCACACCGGCAGCGGCGGCTCCCGTTTTCATGCCGGATAACATTTGCTCACGCTGCTCACCCTCCGCCGGAACACCGAGTTTTTGTTCGGCGATACTTTGGCCTTTTTGCGCCAATTCTTTGCCGGATTGCAGCATTTGATCTAAGAAATTTTTGGTATCCATCTCAATCTCCTTATTTTAACAATGATGTATTGGCATTCTTTTGCATGACTTCACGGATAAATTCGCGCGTAATTTTACGCCCTCTGGTCAAGCTGGCGCTGTCCAACTGATCCAAGAGTGCCATAAGGGTAGTCATATTTTGTGGATAATGCCGCTCAATATATTTCATGACGTGTTCAGATAATTCAAAACCCCGCTGGTGTGCACGCCATGCCATGGCTTGCAAGCATTGCCCGCCTTGCACTGGATGCACCCGATAATCCGCGCTCCACAACAAACGTGACGAAAAATCGGGTAACACGCAAACCATTTCACGCGGATTAAGTCGGGATGCCATAATCAGCGGCTGATGATTCGTCCGGCACATATTGATCAAATTCATCAACGCCACTTCCCAATCACGCTGCCCAATCACGGCATCGAGTTCATCCACCGCGACCAAATGCTTGCCTTCGACACCGGCTAGCACACGAGTGCCGTATTGGGCGCAACTGCCTAGCGGTAAATAAGCCGCCATCAAACCGCGCTGATAATAGCGCTCACAATAGGCTTGCAGTAAATGTGATTTGCCAGCCTCGGTATCGCCCCACAAAAATATTTGCGGGAATTCGCGCTCAAAACCGTTTTTCAAAATACCCAGTAATTCAGCATTTTCAGGTGTTACAAAAAACGAACTGAAACGATGACCTTCGCGCATTCCCACGTTCAACGTCAGTTGTTGCGTCATGCCTGTTCTTTCACCTCATTACTGCCATCATCCAAGTCAATCTCGCCCAATGGCTCAGGGTTATCAATGCTATAAATGTCACTCTGTTTGTAAGTATCATGAATGTGCCGCATGATTACCGCCAATACCGCCGCCACCGGCAAAGCTAATAATACACCAAAAAAGCCAAACACTTGCCCACCAGCCAGCACCGCAAAAATCACCGTCACGGGATGCAAACCAATCCGCTCCCCCACCAATAACGGCGTTAGGATAGTGCCTTCAATCATCTGGGCAACCCCAAAAACGGCAAATACCCAAAACAGATCAAATACATCCTGTGTCTGGAATAAAATAGCAATACCCGCAATCGCCACCCCTACAATCAAACCAAGGTAGGGAACAAAACTCACCACGCCCGCGATCAAACCAATCAGCAAGGCAAATTCCAACCCCACCAGTGACAAACCAATCGAATAAATCACCGCCAATGCCAGCATCACCAACAATTGCCCACGCAAAAATGCGCCCAAAACCTCATCGGATTCACTCGCCAATTTAGCCATTAATGGCTCGATAGCACGCGGCAATAAATCGTCGATATACGCCACCATGCGATCCCAATCGCGTAACAAATAAAACGTAATAATCGGAATCAACGCCAGATTTGCCACCCAACCCAGCACCACAAAACCTGATTTAGAAATGGTTTGAATCGCATTCCGAATAAACCCGCCTGTCTCTTTCCAATGCGTCGCAATCACGTTTTTAATCTGTTCGATTTCCAAAACACTGGTATCAACCCCGAATTTTTGGTTCAGATAAGGCCCCAAAACATTCACTACCCAATCCAAGTAATTAGGGACTTTATTGATAAATAATTTGGTTTGCGTTTCCAGCACCGGTACCAAAAAGAGGAAAAACAGCAATAACAATAGAAAGATGGTCACAAAAACCACCACTACTGACAATGTGCGTGACAATTTCCACGACTCAAGGCGATCAACCAGCGGATCCCCCAAATAAGCCAGAAATGCCGCCGCCAAAAAAGGGGTTAAAATCGGTGCAAGCACGTACAGCAAAGCCACCGCAATACTGCCTGTCGCCAACCAAAACCAGCGTCCACTATCGAGTATCATCTTTACTGTTTCCTCCATGCATAGCGGCTCCACAGCAATACGTAGGCCAGCCCACTCATAACCGTTGTTACGGCTACTGCCCACTGCAAGCCCAGATTAAACCAACCCGGCAATGCGTAGATTGCCACGTGCAACAGCGTGGTTGCTAACAAAAAAATCTGCAATCCGGTGTTAAGCTTGCTGATTATCAACGGGCGCATCTCCAATTCACCCATTACTAGGCGATACACAATAGCACCTAACACAATCACCACGTCACGCCCGATAACCAAAACGATTAACCACCAAGGCAAACTGCCTTTCAAGCCAAACACGATAAACACAGACACCACAAATAACTTATCAGCCACCGGGTCAAGGATTGCCCCTAAGCGCGTGAACCAGCCGTAGCGCCGCGCCAAAAATCCATCTAACGCATCGGACAAGCCCGCCAGCACCAACAATGCTAAGGCGTAGCCGTAAAAACCCTTCCATAGCAACCAACAAATCGGTGCAATAGAGAGGATACGAATCACTGTAATAATATTTGGAATTTGTTCCCGCACGTTAAATCCATTTTTTATACAAAGAAGGCTCCTTGTGGAGCCTTCATGATATAACGAATTATAGTCTACGTGCCGGTTTTCCGACTATTGTGTTTGTATTACTGCTGGACAGGGATCAAAGTAATTTCAACACGGCGGTTTTGCGCA
The sequence above is drawn from the Thiothrix subterranea genome and encodes:
- a CDS encoding AI-2E family transporter, which produces MEETVKMILDSGRWFWLATGSIAVALLYVLAPILTPFLAAAFLAYLGDPLVDRLESWKLSRTLSVVVVFVTIFLLLLLFFLFLVPVLETQTKLFINKVPNYLDWVVNVLGPYLNQKFGVDTSVLEIEQIKNVIATHWKETGGFIRNAIQTISKSGFVVLGWVANLALIPIITFYLLRDWDRMVAYIDDLLPRAIEPLMAKLASESDEVLGAFLRGQLLVMLALAVIYSIGLSLVGLEFALLIGLIAGVVSFVPYLGLIVGVAIAGIAILFQTQDVFDLFWVFAVFGVAQMIEGTILTPLLVGERIGLHPVTVIFAVLAGGQVFGFFGVLLALPVAAVLAVIMRHIHDTYKQSDIYSIDNPEPLGEIDLDDGSNEVKEQA
- a CDS encoding PA3496 family putative envelope integrity protein; translation: MRDNKDYYTEQEDEIFQLEKTAVHTDGKKTKPHVVRRNLEDYLERKALERRLKDVFED
- the dsbD gene encoding protein-disulfide reductase DsbD, with the protein product MASIQAHALKQEDMLPPDQAFKFKAEVIAPDKIKATWDIAEGYYLYRQRFTFEPETPNLSFAPATFPTGESKNDPTFGQTEVYHNQVVIEIPIERGQTRSQALELALKVKYQGCADAGLCYAPQKKTAKLQLAALDNTTDKTAPPAAKTAPPADDATLTNIIKQAQKPGAGGAMPVDQAFVFELSAIDKGMLNAHWIIQPEHHLYRPKIQFTVKEPQGVTLGAPIFPTGKIVDDEYFGKIEVYGEDIDVKIPILQSTGLKKLVVETEYQGCADSTGVCYPPVKQSQELILTGLPDAKPLAEGETNAVVKAPLNQQDALTQRLEDSSLLQIIAITFGLGLLLAFTPCIFPMVPILSGIIAGYGNTSSRKALWLSVTYVISGAIAYAIIGFVFGYFGQNLQAVLQHPIAIGLMSALFVALAFSMFGFYDLQLPNSLQSRLNEISNKQESGSFVGAAIMGFLSTLIVGPCAGPAIAGILTFITQSNNAWLGAAALFSLGMGIGVPLILIGASAGHLLPRAGIWMDTVKALFGIIMLGVAIYMLSRIVSIEITMALTGILLVSSGVYMGALEKIEEDAGGWGRFWKSTGMLQLFYGALILLGLSAGSTNLLQPLKGIFSVSTAPGQTTEAAITFQRIQSIDALETALKQAKSQQRPVMLDFYADWCSYCHTMEKTTFKDPASIKTLGNTLFLQVDVTDQTENDLALQKRFDVIAPPALVFFSNAGEELRALRLVGDVTPEQLRLQATSFMQQAAK
- a CDS encoding tellurite resistance TerB family protein, whose protein sequence is MDTKNFLDQMLQSGKELAQKGQSIAEQKLGVPAEGEQREQMLSGMKTGAAAAGVLALLLGTSAGRRVTGAAVKVGSLAALGGLAYQMYRQWEVNAGSTGSAPANDPALLEAPAPKATAEILLKAMIAAAKADGHVDSAELASIRQQLAGLKAEDDLNDMILHELAQPLDAKQIAALANNDLAVATEIYLVSAAIIDGANEAEQVYLEDLRSALQLPEAVSAP
- a CDS encoding FxsA family protein produces the protein MRRFPVFSVLFLVIPFIELWLLIKVGSAIGALATILLLILSGFLGMYLLRHQGLATLAKFQRDMQAGQRPAKSLLEGTMMLLGGLLFIIPGFFTDLVGLILLLPPTRYLLVKFMLKNGVVSVGGGYQHTSAPRSSGTDIEGEVIRRVDDTKNSLDRP
- a CDS encoding CDP-alcohol phosphatidyltransferase family protein; translation: MREQIPNIITVIRILSIAPICWLLWKGFYGYALALLVLAGLSDALDGFLARRYGWFTRLGAILDPVADKLFVVSVFIVFGLKGSLPWWLIVLVIGRDVVIVLGAIVYRLVMGELEMRPLIISKLNTGLQIFLLATTLLHVAIYALPGWFNLGLQWAVAVTTVMSGLAYVLLWSRYAWRKQ
- a CDS encoding putative bifunctional diguanylate cyclase/phosphodiesterase — protein: MADKLTVLPNLVPYLLLGMFVAQVAAVYLLVRFGKRSPVVMARVANDGEETAKFSPEQVNTEWVLDALAGGVIVANQQGIITYMNTSAEKLTLWQRDKVLGEHVSSVLKLEDLQGNALGEKAFETNIFHPNYPLQFGQVKLYPRVGEERFVELNTTCILDNCKAIVFIFRDVTADRKVINRLYRQASRDALTDLMNRTSFEQYVEQLAHDTSALTRSHVLASVDLDNFKIINDTCGHLAGDELLKQVAQIFRRSVRISDKVARIGGDEFAVFLEGCGLEKGRSIMESILTELRNFRFSWEGKVFSIGASVGLIEFMPSSNLQIKQLFSDADKACYTAKALGRNQVFVHEEEKREQMSNQRVHDWSKLLKDALREDRFILFAQPVVPLHSERNQGFRQYEILLRLPFRQALLNPGSFLPVADRLDLMTSIDRWIIRKSLEMLAGCRSDNAHGSPCMETRLMINLSGQSVQDARLFPYVEQQIKQFGIDPGMICFEISESVAISNFVHAKRVMNALHSLGCHLVLDDFGSGFSSLSYLRELPLSYLKIYGNFVHNLVSSPVDAAMVKAVHEVGQVMNLLTIAELVEDGETLVRLRQIGVDFAQGYYCGRPIPLVQLRERIHSEQALNAKAA
- the hda gene encoding DnaA regulatory inactivator Hda; the protein is MTQQLTLNVGMREGHRFSSFFVTPENAELLGILKNGFEREFPQIFLWGDTEAGKSHLLQAYCERYYQRGLMAAYLPLGSCAQYGTRVLAGVEGKHLVAVDELDAVIGQRDWEVALMNLINMCRTNHQPLIMASRLNPREMVCVLPDFSSRLLWSADYRVHPVQGGQCLQAMAWRAHQRGFELSEHVMKYIERHYPQNMTTLMALLDQLDSASLTRGRKITREFIREVMQKNANTSLLK
- a CDS encoding H-NS histone family protein, which encodes MSNVDISNLSVAELEKLKGSIDSAIANRRDGELLSLREAIEDMVERSGFTLEEVIEIMQARPVKKRIVKAKYSNPNNPEQTWSGRGRKPGWVEEWISTGHDLNDCLIPE